One genomic region from Rattus norvegicus strain BN/NHsdMcwi chromosome 10, GRCr8, whole genome shotgun sequence encodes:
- the Slc25a39 gene encoding probable mitochondrial glutathione transporter SLC25A39 isoform X1 produces the protein MDDQDPGGISPLQQMVASGAGAVVTSLFMTPLDVVKVRLQSQRPTVASELTTPSRFWSLSYTKSPSTLQSPGKCLLYCNGVLEPLYLCPNGTRCATWFQDPTRFTGTLDAFVKIVRHEGTRTLWSGLPATLVMTVPATAIYFTAYDQLKAFLCGQSLTSDLYAPMVAGALARMGTVTVVSPLELVRTKLQAQHVSYRELAACVQAAVAQGGWRSLWLGWGPTALRDVPFSALYWFNYELVKSQLNGPRQKEQTSVGISFVAGGISGMVAATLTLPFDVVKTQRQMSLGAVEAMRVKPPRVDSTWLLLRRIQAESGTRGLFAGFLPRIIKAAPSCAIMISTYEFGKSFFHRLNQEQPLGH, from the exons ATGGATGATCAGGATCCTGGGGGCATTAGCCCCCTTCAGCAGATGGTGGCCTCAGGAGCTGGGGCTGTGGTCACCTCCCTCTTCA TGACACCCCTGGATGTGGTGAAGGTCCGCCTTCAGTCTCAGAGACCCACGGTAGCCAGCG AATTGACAACTCCCTCCAGATTCTGGAGTCTTTCCTACACCAAAT CACCCTCCACTCTACAGTCCCCAGGGAAGTGCCTCCTGTACTGCAATGGTGTCCTGGAGCCCCTGTACCTGTGCCCAAATGGTACTCGCTGCGCCACCTGGTTTCAGGATCCTACACGGTTCACTGGCACCTTG GATGCCTTTGTGAAGATTGTGAGGCATGAGGGCACCAGGACCCTGTGGAGCGGCCTCCCAGCCACCCT GGTGATGACTGTACCAGCCACTGCCATCTACTTCACTGCTTATGACCAACTCAAGGCCTTCCTATGTGGTCAgtccttgacctctgacctctacgcaCCAATGGTGGCTGGTGCCCTCGCCCGAA TGGGCACTGTGACAGTGGTCAGCCCCTTGGAGCTTGTGCGGACCAAGCTGCAGGCACAGCATGTGTCATACCGCGAACTGGCTGCCTGTGTTCAAGCTGCAGTGGCTCAGGGTGGCTGGCGCTCACTGTGGCTGGGCTGGGGTCCCACAGCTCTTCGAGATGTACCCTTCTCAG CTCTATACTGGTTCAACTATGAGCTGGTGAAGAGCCAGCTGAATGGGCCAAGACAGAAAGAGCAGACATCTGTTGGCATCAGCTTTGTGGCTGGTGGCATCTCAGGAATG GTGGCTGCCACCCTTACCCTACCCTTCGATGTCGTGAAGACACAGCGACAAATGTCACTGGGAGCAGTGGAGGCTATGAGAG TGAAGCCGCCAAGAGTTGACTCCACCTGGCTCCTGCTTCGGAGAATCCAGGCTGAATCTGGCACCAGGGGACTCTTTGCAG GTTTCCTCCCCAGGATCATCAAGGCTGCGCCCTCCTGCGCCATCATGATCAGCACTTACGAGTTTGGCAAAAGCTTCTTCCACAGGCTCAACCAGGAGCAGCCTCTGGGCCACTGA
- the Slc25a39 gene encoding probable mitochondrial glutathione transporter SLC25A39 isoform X2: MVSWSPCTCAQMVLAAPPGFRILHGSLAPWVMTVPATAIYFTAYDQLKAFLCGQSLTSDLYAPMVAGALARMGTVTVVSPLELVRTKLQAQHVSYRELAACVQAAVAQGGWRSLWLGWGPTALRDVPFSALYWFNYELVKSQLNGPRQKEQTSVGISFVAGGISGMVAATLTLPFDVVKTQRQMSLGAVEAMRVKPPRVDSTWLLLRRIQAESGTRGLFAGFLPRIIKAAPSCAIMISTYEFGKSFFHRLNQEQPLGH; encoded by the exons ATGGTGTCCTGGAGCCCCTGTACCTGTGCCCAAATGGTACTCGCTGCGCCACCTGGTTTCAGGATCCTACACGGTTCACTGGCACCTTG GGTGATGACTGTACCAGCCACTGCCATCTACTTCACTGCTTATGACCAACTCAAGGCCTTCCTATGTGGTCAgtccttgacctctgacctctacgcaCCAATGGTGGCTGGTGCCCTCGCCCGAA TGGGCACTGTGACAGTGGTCAGCCCCTTGGAGCTTGTGCGGACCAAGCTGCAGGCACAGCATGTGTCATACCGCGAACTGGCTGCCTGTGTTCAAGCTGCAGTGGCTCAGGGTGGCTGGCGCTCACTGTGGCTGGGCTGGGGTCCCACAGCTCTTCGAGATGTACCCTTCTCAG CTCTATACTGGTTCAACTATGAGCTGGTGAAGAGCCAGCTGAATGGGCCAAGACAGAAAGAGCAGACATCTGTTGGCATCAGCTTTGTGGCTGGTGGCATCTCAGGAATG GTGGCTGCCACCCTTACCCTACCCTTCGATGTCGTGAAGACACAGCGACAAATGTCACTGGGAGCAGTGGAGGCTATGAGAG TGAAGCCGCCAAGAGTTGACTCCACCTGGCTCCTGCTTCGGAGAATCCAGGCTGAATCTGGCACCAGGGGACTCTTTGCAG GTTTCCTCCCCAGGATCATCAAGGCTGCGCCCTCCTGCGCCATCATGATCAGCACTTACGAGTTTGGCAAAAGCTTCTTCCACAGGCTCAACCAGGAGCAGCCTCTGGGCCACTGA